DNA from Acidobacteriota bacterium:
CTTTCGTGAGGCTGGGCGGAGGCTACGGGGCGTCGTACTGGATCAGCAGGAAAAGGCCCGAGGCCCCGGCGTTCCTGGCGTTGGAATCGACCAGCAGGAACTCCCGCTCGGCTTTTTCCCCCGGTTTTCCGGGGATCTTGAGCTCGAGTTCGCCGCTCTGGCCCGGCTGGACCGTCAGCGCCCCCTCGTCCGCGCCGCCGAAGTACACCGTCTTCCCGTCCTTGGACCGGATCTCCTTGACCACGAGAGGGAGCGAGCCTTCGTTTTTCACGACGAACCGCTGGACCTTCCCCGCGGCGCGCTCCTCCCCCTTGAGCGTCACCCTCCTCGGTTCCACGGAGATCTTGGCCCCGGGGGCTTCCAGGACCTCCCCCTTGATGCTGAAGATCTCGATGCTTTTCCCCCCGGGAATGTTGGTGGCCAGCATGACCTTTTTCTCGAAGGGCCCCGGCCTCCCTTCCGTTTCATAGCTGACCGTGAGTTCCGTCTTTTCGCCCGGTTTGAGTGCATGCTTTCCAAGCATGGCCTTGGTGCACCCTCAACTGGTCCTCACGTTGGTGATCTCCACCTCCGCGCTCCCGGTGTTCTGCACGACGGCCGTCACCCGGGCCGTTTCCCCCTCCGGCACCTGGCCGAACTCATGGTGCGCCGGGGTGGCGGTGAGTTCCCCGACCCCCGCGTCCGCATCTACCGGGGGCGCCGCCAGCGCCAACAACGCCGCCATGCCGAGCGCGGCCATCGCCGTTTTTCCGTATTTCATGCAAATCTCCTTCTCTCGATCCGGAATCCGCGGCCCGCTAGTCGCCGTGGATTCCCTTGG
Protein-coding regions in this window:
- a CDS encoding DUF1573 domain-containing protein; this encodes MLGKHALKPGEKTELTVSYETEGRPGPFEKKVMLATNIPGGKSIEIFSIKGEVLEAPGAKISVEPRRVTLKGEERAAGKVQRFVVKNEGSLPLVVKEIRSKDGKTVYFGGADEGALTVQPGQSGELELKIPGKPGEKAEREFLLVDSNARNAGASGLFLLIQYDAP
- a CDS encoding DUF1573 domain-containing protein: MKYGKTAMAALGMAALLALAAPPVDADAGVGELTATPAHHEFGQVPEGETARVTAVVQNTGSAEVEITNVRTS